From the genome of Sphingobacterium sp. UGAL515B_05:
TCCGGAGAATCCGCAACACGATAAAATGTCTTGCGGTGTTCATCCCGGTTGATCCGCGAAAACAAGAGATACCATTTATTGCCCATTTTAAATAAATCCGGGCATTCCAATAGTTCTGCATCTGTTTCGATTCCATATTTCTCTACTGTACCTGTGGTCGCAACGAGCGGTTCAATCATAGACCAACTGCTTAAATCTGTCGACTGATAACGTGCCAGCGTTCCTTTTCCGTCTTTTCGTGTCGTGACCAGCATGACGTAGGCATTGCGGCCTTCATCCCAATAAACCTGTGGATCACGAAAATTATTTCGATCATAGCCCGGGGCAGCCTGCAGCGCCATCGCTGGTTGCTTGGTCCAATTCATTAAATCAGTTGACGTAGCCAACATAATCTTTTCCGCAGGCGTAAAAATATTGTTATGCCCCGTATAGAAACAGTAATACAATGTTCCTTTTTTAATAAAACTTCCTGTTCCGATCCATTCATCCTGACTCCCTACAGCACCCGACGACAATACTTCGGTATACCCCTCAAATGTTCCGTAATCACATGTCCGTGTGCTATAGATGGGATGCCTGTTGGCATTTTCATAGAGATAAAACAAGTAGAACTTGTTATCGTTGGCATTGTAGTACGGCATTGGATCGCCCACAAACCCCTGCTGGGGTCTGTAGAACCTTTGATAGGGTCCCACCTCCTGTCCCGAAATACAAGCCGTAGAGCTGTCCACAGGCAGTATTTCCATGGGCCTATCCAGCCCTGTCGAACTCTCGTCCCCATTCTTGCAACTTGTCAACAAGCTTAGCAAGAATACTGTCGGAAACAAATACATCTTTGGTCTCATGATTTAAATCTTTCTATTAATCCCTGATTAGCTATCATTTTTGTTTTTATAATAACTTGTTTTGTTTGTACTCGATTACTCTTTGGGTAATGCCTTCAATTCGTCCCAGAACATCCGTTGGGTAGGAAATGCCACGGGCTGCCCATTAGGATGCTCATGTGGCATTACCAGTATATTGTTAATGATAGCTTTTCTTCCGGTAGGAATCTGAAAAACCAATTCTTGCCACTCACCGATATGATCTTTCGAATAATTGGCACGCAACCAATCTTTATTCTGTTCGCCATCCGATTGAATTTCCAATTGCACATCACCAGCTACATCTTTCAATACCATCATCGAGAAACGCCCGTATTCTGCCGGATTTATCGTCACTTTATTTGCATTCCAGAGCGCTCCACCGTGCCAGCCTTCACCAGTTTTATTGTCCCGTATAAAAGACGCACAGAAAGGTGTTGCATTAATTCCAGTGGTTTTCGGATTGGGATAAGGTGAATCCACCGTACTCACCCCTAACCCGTCGAAATGTGGAACGCTGGTTTCGCCATTATAAATCATAAAGATTTGTTTGGGTTCTGTACCCAATAGGGCAGTTACCGTGTATTGGAAAGTCTGCCCCATATACGCAAGGCTGTATTTTATGGGGGAACTTAAATCCACGGGCCCACTCTGATTGGGCGTTATGCTTGCTCCGGCTGTAAATTCTATCGCAGGTGATAGGTTCTTTAGGTCTGTCCCCAGGGGTAAGTAAATTTTAATGCTTTTATTTTTCTGATCAATGATCCCTGCTTTTTCTCCGATGCGGAATGCCGTTATTTCTGCTTTGATTTCTTTGACGGTTACCTGGTAGGTATTGAAAAGATTACCATTAAACACGCGGTAAGTAATCGGTGTTGTGCCAGAAAATGAAAAATTCTGGGCGATGCCTGAAGCTGGAGAAACCTTTGCATTGCTGGGCAATTCAATTGTCGGAGCTACCGCCGAAAGATCTGTACCTTCAGGAACCATGACAAGAATGGTACCTTTTGCCTGATCTACTTTCCCAATGGTATTGCCGACCTTGAAAGAAAGTACATCTACATCTGCACTCAAATTGAGTGTACTATCGGCATCACGCTTGCAGGCAGCGAGAAGCCCGATAAGTAGGATAGTAATCCCTACTTTTATATAATTGTTTAATGTGTTCATTGGAATAATTGGTTATGCTAATCGTTCAACAATAAATGCCTGTTTAATAGCCTGGATTTTGTTTGTACAGATACTTACTTAATCTGATCTGTGCTTCGGGAATGGGCAGATATTCATTCCTATCTGCTGTAAAATGTGCCGAGGAATAATAAGATCGACGTGACTTTTCTACATCATAATAGGCATTCATGGCCTGGTCTGCAATTCCCCAACGTACCAGATCAAAGAATCTTCCATTTTCCATTGCAAGCTCCAAGCGTCTTTCCCAACGTAACGCCTTCCGGGCATTTTCTTCGGTCCATACAATATTATCTCCATTTTTGTACGTTTCGATCAGCGTTTTATCATTTGCATATCCTGTAAGTGAGGTGCTATTTTTTGCCCGCGTACGCACTTGATTGATCAATGGCAGTGCTTCAGCCGAACGATGCAGCTCGATAAGCGCCTCTGCCCGCATCAACAGCACATCGGCAAAGCGCAATACAATTCGATTCTTTGTATTCGCATAGAAGGGAACCATCGGAACGAAACAATCACAGTCGGGATCAACATTTTCTTTTAACGATGCATAAACAGCATACTCTGCCGGATTACGATTCCAGCTTTCTTCGTATGTTCTTTTGCTACTATACTTGTACGGTAAGCCCGGAATTGCAACTGTATGGAATAACCTCGGGTCATACTTCTCGGAGGTATTAAAGCTATTCAACGCATTATAATTATCCAGTGGTAGACCTTTACCCGTTGTGCGAAACGCATTGACAAGGCTTTGACTCGGTTTATTGAAATCACAACAGCCCACCCCCATAGGTACAGATAGTACATCAGAAAAGTTAACACGCCCAAATTTTGTCCCGTCATCTTTTGAAAACTGAACTGAAAACAGCGCCTCTGTTCCATTTTCATATTTGCCCGGCAAGAAGTTAAATGCAAAGTCGGTTTCCAACGTATGGTTCGATGAAAGCACAATATCCGTATTTTGTACAACCTTTTCCAAATCTCCCGCATCGATACCCGTCACCATATTACGTTCGGCATTGTCCTGACGGTATCCCTTATACAGGTAAGCTTTGGCGAGATAAGCGGCGGCGGCGATACGATTGGCCCGACCGACCTCCGTTTGCACAGCAGGAAGATGATCTACCGCATACTGAAAATCCGCTACAATCTTTTGCCATAGTGCATCGTTGCTTAGGGCTCTATTCGATACGGTTTCATAGCTGTCTACCGGTACATTTTCATCGATATAAGGCACATATTTGAAAAGGATCTTGAGCATAAAGTAAAAATGCCCCCGCAGAAAACGTGCTTCACCCAGTTTTTCTTCCTTCCCATCGAAATTGTCCATTTCCTGTATGGTCTTGATTGTCGTATTGGCACGCGAAATCGCAACGTACAACTGAAACCATAATTTATCCAACTCCGCAAAATTGGTTGTAATGTTATTTGAGACCTCAAGAAAATGAAAGGTCTGGATATCCTGTGGTCCCGATCCGCCTTTATAAGCATCGTCCGAGCGAACCGTACCATAGGGCCATAAGCTAAAAGGGACATCATAATGATCGTTGCCCAAAGCAGCATAGGTCGCTGTCAATAATCGTTCTGGCTCTTTAACCTGATCGGAGCTCAGTACACCATTGGGTGTTTGATCCAAAAATTTGGTACATCCCGGAAGTAGTCCAGCAAGAACCATAAGTATCGCTATTTTGGTGGTTATTTTTTTCATCCGTATAAATTATTTATAAGTGTATAGCCTTATTTCTCCCCTTTTTAAAATCCAATATTTACTCCAGCTGTCCAGGTCGTTGGAATTGGATACCCCCAACCTACATTTTCAGGATCTACACCTGTAAAATTCTTTGACTTAACGGTAAATAGGTTCTGACCGGTCACATAGATCCTTAGCCGGCTCATACGCAGGCGTGAGGCTGTTGCTGTTGGCAAGGTATAGCCCAGAGACAGATTCCGGAGTTTCATATAAGATCCATTCTCAATAAAGTAATTTGACAGGCGGCCCTCGTCATTGTTGTTTGTCGTTTGTAAGGCCGGAATCGTCGACGTTGGATTTTGTGGTGTCCATGCATTCAGCAACCGAAGGCCTTTATTGGAATTGACGTCATCCACGCTCCAGAAGTCTGTTTGCTTTTTCAGCCAGTTTTCGACATCTATCCCCTGTACCCCCTGAAAGTATGCCGATAGGTCAAACCCTTTATATTTCAGCACAATATTGAGACTATAGGAAAAATCAGGATGTGGACTACCGATCCAGGTACGGTCCATATCCGTAATCTGCTTGTCCGCATCATAGACGTTGACGTAACGTAAACGCCCTATCCCCTTACCGGTCTGATTGACGTGCGCATCCACTTCGTCCTGATTCTGAAAAATACCGTCGGTGACATAGCCATAGAATGATCCCAGCGGCCGGCCGATAATATTATCGCCCTGACGACCTCCGTAGGAGTTTTCTA
Proteins encoded in this window:
- a CDS encoding glycoside hydrolase family 32 protein: MRPKMYLFPTVFLLSLLTSCKNGDESSTGLDRPMEILPVDSSTACISGQEVGPYQRFYRPQQGFVGDPMPYYNANDNKFYLFYLYENANRHPIYSTRTCDYGTFEGYTEVLSSGAVGSQDEWIGTGSFIKKGTLYYCFYTGHNNIFTPAEKIMLATSTDLMNWTKQPAMALQAAPGYDRNNFRDPQVYWDEGRNAYVMLVTTRKDGKGTLARYQSTDLSSWSMIEPLVATTGTVEKYGIETDAELLECPDLFKMGNKWYLLFSRINRDEHRKTFYRVADSPDGPWTICRDSEGHHETFDGLYLYAGKTASDGTTRYLSGWCSTGQTVNNNNELPWAGNLISHQLVQGASGRLYPKIPEALNSKFNKEVAFEKLSNVGQVSESNKTYSLTAQSGGRSYAQFNRNISSVKVTMTIDASQSSKFGFSFGACDDPTEVYSIAFDLTSSNRWNMPALFMNKEARNGSGSKTELNFTPLTVPTNRLFNVKIIIEKSIGIVYVNDRVAFTNRIYKMDQNPWTIFADQGTVKVNGLKIEKSS
- a CDS encoding RagB/SusD family nutrient uptake outer membrane protein, encoding MKKITTKIAILMVLAGLLPGCTKFLDQTPNGVLSSDQVKEPERLLTATYAALGNDHYDVPFSLWPYGTVRSDDAYKGGSGPQDIQTFHFLEVSNNITTNFAELDKLWFQLYVAISRANTTIKTIQEMDNFDGKEEKLGEARFLRGHFYFMLKILFKYVPYIDENVPVDSYETVSNRALSNDALWQKIVADFQYAVDHLPAVQTEVGRANRIAAAAYLAKAYLYKGYRQDNAERNMVTGIDAGDLEKVVQNTDIVLSSNHTLETDFAFNFLPGKYENGTEALFSVQFSKDDGTKFGRVNFSDVLSVPMGVGCCDFNKPSQSLVNAFRTTGKGLPLDNYNALNSFNTSEKYDPRLFHTVAIPGLPYKYSSKRTYEESWNRNPAEYAVYASLKENVDPDCDCFVPMVPFYANTKNRIVLRFADVLLMRAEALIELHRSAEALPLINQVRTRAKNSTSLTGYANDKTLIETYKNGDNIVWTEENARKALRWERRLELAMENGRFFDLVRWGIADQAMNAYYDVEKSRRSYYSSAHFTADRNEYLPIPEAQIRLSKYLYKQNPGY